A region from the Alnus glutinosa chromosome 5, dhAlnGlut1.1, whole genome shotgun sequence genome encodes:
- the LOC133868425 gene encoding F-box/FBD/LRR-repeat protein At1g51370-like isoform X1 translates to MQLSYIWILDYKNDERKLGSFISSQSKYREQWMIMKREREEIRPEGPNNCIPKFCFGFSVPEIDKIMEDRLPTNQKSRLKWPQSQAKTLLGIDNALEADLTGRLPVDILSSITSLISLREAATTSILSKRWRYIWRTSSNLDLDAKNMLGHFLYLDHFKRQPTQWKQKQKGRFVRWANHILELYVGKNVDSFRVEYPLGSDHGCDVDRWIQFAIDMQVQKLDINLLDDHLSDLYHDLYKFPYWLFAQAGKRPKIKHLSLNFCSLSIPENYNGLNSLSSLSLKKISLNQENVYNILTSCPSLEWFSISECRCPFRLKLSSGCRSLRLRHLRIFRCEPLERVEIHDAVSVASIEYDAKMFGQVLLKNSAQPVRLCVTLQSDRRTLQSDRRTLQPDPRTQIAYVLGTLAKDFPLVETLLVSTPYAQVDLISKHLTTFTRLKQLKLLGVRFRKILLDLTSAFLEAAPSLVELEMDLHLPCSEDDRIKRQKIIEGADYREHKKIPLKEYCQHQRLKKVELRGFSACPIEFDLAVLLLKNAILLEKMRIVLEITPYLGDGECWVMGLSKTKIEREKILKILGPEVPSTVDLVLV, encoded by the exons AGAGCAGTGGATGATCATGAAGCGGGAACGGGAGGAAATACGGCCTGAGGGCCCCAATAATTGCATCCCCaagttttgttttggattttctgTGCCAGAG ATTGACAAGATAATGGAGGACCGGTTGCCAACAAACCAAAAATCCAGACTTAAGTGGCCACAATCTCAGGCCAAGACGTTGCTTGGT ATTGACAATGCCCTAGAGGCCGATCTGACTGGTAGATTGCCGGTGGACATTCTTTCTTCTATAACATCATTAATCTCATTGAGGGAAGCTGCCACTACTAGTATCCTTTCAAAAAGATGGAGATACATTTGGAGGACCTCTTCTAATCTTGACTTAGATGCCAAAAACATGCTTGGACATTTTTTATACTTGGACCATTTCAAAAGGCAGCCTACTCAGTGGAAACAGAAGCAAAAGGGAAGATTTGTTAGATGGGCCAATCATATTCTAGAACTCTATGTCGGCAAAAACGTAGATTCCTTCAGGGTTGAGTATCCGTTGGGTAGTGATCATGGTTGCGACGTTGATCGATGGATTCAATTTGCAATTGATATGCAAGTTCAAAAGCTTGACATCAACCTGTTAGACGATCATTTGTCAGACTTGTATCATGACCTCTATAAATTTCCATATTGGCTATTTGCTCAAGCTGGGAAACGGCCAAAGATAAAAcatttgtctttgaatttttgcAGCCTGAGTATTCCAGAAAATTACAATGGCTTGAACTCCCTTTCATCCCTCTCATTGAAAAAGATAAGTTTAAATCAAGAGAATGTGTATAACATTTTGACTAGTTGCCCATCTTTAGAATGGTTTAGTATAAGCGAATGCCGTTGTCCATTTCGTTTGAAATTATCTAGTGGATGTCGGTCTCTCAGGCTGAGACACTTGAGGATATTTCGTTGCGAGCCTTTAGAAAGAGTTGAAATTCATGATGCCGTAAGTGTTGCATCAATTGAGTACGACGCAAAGATGTTTGGGCAGGTCTTATTAAAGAACAGTGCACAACCTGTTAGACTATGTGTGACTTTGCAGTCTGATCGTAGAACTTTGCAGTCTGATCGGAGAACTTTGCAGCCTGATCCTAGAACTCAAATAGCGTATGTCCTTGGCACACTTGCAAAAGACTTTCCTCTAGTTGAGACTTTATTAGTGTCCACTCCATATGCCCAG GTTGATTTAATATCTAAGCACTTAACCACATTTACTAGACTCAAGCAATTGAAGCTATTAGGTGTAAGATTTAGAAAAATTCTGCTGGACCTGACCTCTGCATTTTTGGAGGCGGCTCCATCATTGGTTGAACTGGAGATGGAT cTCCATCTTCCCTGCAGCGAGGACGACCGGATAAAGCGCCAAAAGATAATAGAAGGAGCAGATTACAGAGAACACAAGAAGATACCTCTTAAAGAATATTGTCAACATCAGCGTCTCAAGAAAGTGGAGCTACGTGGTTTTTCTGCTTGTCCAATTGAATTTGACCTTGCCGTACTTCTGCTAAAAAATGCTATTCTGCTTGAGAAGATGAGAATTGTTCTAGAAATAACACCTTATTTAGGCGACGGTGAATGCTGGGTTATGGGCTTATCCAAAACTAAAATTGAGCGagagaaaattctcaaaattctgGGTCCGGAGGTGCCATCTACGGTTGATTTAGTACTCGTGTGA
- the LOC133868425 gene encoding F-box/FBD/LRR-repeat protein At1g51370-like isoform X2, with product MMKGSWAHSFLHNLNTAREQWMIMKREREEIRPEGPNNCIPKFCFGFSVPEIDKIMEDRLPTNQKSRLKWPQSQAKTLLGIDNALEADLTGRLPVDILSSITSLISLREAATTSILSKRWRYIWRTSSNLDLDAKNMLGHFLYLDHFKRQPTQWKQKQKGRFVRWANHILELYVGKNVDSFRVEYPLGSDHGCDVDRWIQFAIDMQVQKLDINLLDDHLSDLYHDLYKFPYWLFAQAGKRPKIKHLSLNFCSLSIPENYNGLNSLSSLSLKKISLNQENVYNILTSCPSLEWFSISECRCPFRLKLSSGCRSLRLRHLRIFRCEPLERVEIHDAVSVASIEYDAKMFGQVLLKNSAQPVRLCVTLQSDRRTLQSDRRTLQPDPRTQIAYVLGTLAKDFPLVETLLVSTPYAQVDLISKHLTTFTRLKQLKLLGVRFRKILLDLTSAFLEAAPSLVELEMDLHLPCSEDDRIKRQKIIEGADYREHKKIPLKEYCQHQRLKKVELRGFSACPIEFDLAVLLLKNAILLEKMRIVLEITPYLGDGECWVMGLSKTKIEREKILKILGPEVPSTVDLVLV from the exons CCAGAGAGCAGTGGATGATCATGAAGCGGGAACGGGAGGAAATACGGCCTGAGGGCCCCAATAATTGCATCCCCaagttttgttttggattttctgTGCCAGAG ATTGACAAGATAATGGAGGACCGGTTGCCAACAAACCAAAAATCCAGACTTAAGTGGCCACAATCTCAGGCCAAGACGTTGCTTGGT ATTGACAATGCCCTAGAGGCCGATCTGACTGGTAGATTGCCGGTGGACATTCTTTCTTCTATAACATCATTAATCTCATTGAGGGAAGCTGCCACTACTAGTATCCTTTCAAAAAGATGGAGATACATTTGGAGGACCTCTTCTAATCTTGACTTAGATGCCAAAAACATGCTTGGACATTTTTTATACTTGGACCATTTCAAAAGGCAGCCTACTCAGTGGAAACAGAAGCAAAAGGGAAGATTTGTTAGATGGGCCAATCATATTCTAGAACTCTATGTCGGCAAAAACGTAGATTCCTTCAGGGTTGAGTATCCGTTGGGTAGTGATCATGGTTGCGACGTTGATCGATGGATTCAATTTGCAATTGATATGCAAGTTCAAAAGCTTGACATCAACCTGTTAGACGATCATTTGTCAGACTTGTATCATGACCTCTATAAATTTCCATATTGGCTATTTGCTCAAGCTGGGAAACGGCCAAAGATAAAAcatttgtctttgaatttttgcAGCCTGAGTATTCCAGAAAATTACAATGGCTTGAACTCCCTTTCATCCCTCTCATTGAAAAAGATAAGTTTAAATCAAGAGAATGTGTATAACATTTTGACTAGTTGCCCATCTTTAGAATGGTTTAGTATAAGCGAATGCCGTTGTCCATTTCGTTTGAAATTATCTAGTGGATGTCGGTCTCTCAGGCTGAGACACTTGAGGATATTTCGTTGCGAGCCTTTAGAAAGAGTTGAAATTCATGATGCCGTAAGTGTTGCATCAATTGAGTACGACGCAAAGATGTTTGGGCAGGTCTTATTAAAGAACAGTGCACAACCTGTTAGACTATGTGTGACTTTGCAGTCTGATCGTAGAACTTTGCAGTCTGATCGGAGAACTTTGCAGCCTGATCCTAGAACTCAAATAGCGTATGTCCTTGGCACACTTGCAAAAGACTTTCCTCTAGTTGAGACTTTATTAGTGTCCACTCCATATGCCCAG GTTGATTTAATATCTAAGCACTTAACCACATTTACTAGACTCAAGCAATTGAAGCTATTAGGTGTAAGATTTAGAAAAATTCTGCTGGACCTGACCTCTGCATTTTTGGAGGCGGCTCCATCATTGGTTGAACTGGAGATGGAT cTCCATCTTCCCTGCAGCGAGGACGACCGGATAAAGCGCCAAAAGATAATAGAAGGAGCAGATTACAGAGAACACAAGAAGATACCTCTTAAAGAATATTGTCAACATCAGCGTCTCAAGAAAGTGGAGCTACGTGGTTTTTCTGCTTGTCCAATTGAATTTGACCTTGCCGTACTTCTGCTAAAAAATGCTATTCTGCTTGAGAAGATGAGAATTGTTCTAGAAATAACACCTTATTTAGGCGACGGTGAATGCTGGGTTATGGGCTTATCCAAAACTAAAATTGAGCGagagaaaattctcaaaattctgGGTCCGGAGGTGCCATCTACGGTTGATTTAGTACTCGTGTGA
- the LOC133868425 gene encoding F-box/FBD/LRR-repeat protein At1g51370-like isoform X3, producing MIMKREREEIRPEGPNNCIPKFCFGFSVPEIDKIMEDRLPTNQKSRLKWPQSQAKTLLGIDNALEADLTGRLPVDILSSITSLISLREAATTSILSKRWRYIWRTSSNLDLDAKNMLGHFLYLDHFKRQPTQWKQKQKGRFVRWANHILELYVGKNVDSFRVEYPLGSDHGCDVDRWIQFAIDMQVQKLDINLLDDHLSDLYHDLYKFPYWLFAQAGKRPKIKHLSLNFCSLSIPENYNGLNSLSSLSLKKISLNQENVYNILTSCPSLEWFSISECRCPFRLKLSSGCRSLRLRHLRIFRCEPLERVEIHDAVSVASIEYDAKMFGQVLLKNSAQPVRLCVTLQSDRRTLQSDRRTLQPDPRTQIAYVLGTLAKDFPLVETLLVSTPYAQVDLISKHLTTFTRLKQLKLLGVRFRKILLDLTSAFLEAAPSLVELEMDLHLPCSEDDRIKRQKIIEGADYREHKKIPLKEYCQHQRLKKVELRGFSACPIEFDLAVLLLKNAILLEKMRIVLEITPYLGDGECWVMGLSKTKIEREKILKILGPEVPSTVDLVLV from the exons ATGATCATGAAGCGGGAACGGGAGGAAATACGGCCTGAGGGCCCCAATAATTGCATCCCCaagttttgttttggattttctgTGCCAGAG ATTGACAAGATAATGGAGGACCGGTTGCCAACAAACCAAAAATCCAGACTTAAGTGGCCACAATCTCAGGCCAAGACGTTGCTTGGT ATTGACAATGCCCTAGAGGCCGATCTGACTGGTAGATTGCCGGTGGACATTCTTTCTTCTATAACATCATTAATCTCATTGAGGGAAGCTGCCACTACTAGTATCCTTTCAAAAAGATGGAGATACATTTGGAGGACCTCTTCTAATCTTGACTTAGATGCCAAAAACATGCTTGGACATTTTTTATACTTGGACCATTTCAAAAGGCAGCCTACTCAGTGGAAACAGAAGCAAAAGGGAAGATTTGTTAGATGGGCCAATCATATTCTAGAACTCTATGTCGGCAAAAACGTAGATTCCTTCAGGGTTGAGTATCCGTTGGGTAGTGATCATGGTTGCGACGTTGATCGATGGATTCAATTTGCAATTGATATGCAAGTTCAAAAGCTTGACATCAACCTGTTAGACGATCATTTGTCAGACTTGTATCATGACCTCTATAAATTTCCATATTGGCTATTTGCTCAAGCTGGGAAACGGCCAAAGATAAAAcatttgtctttgaatttttgcAGCCTGAGTATTCCAGAAAATTACAATGGCTTGAACTCCCTTTCATCCCTCTCATTGAAAAAGATAAGTTTAAATCAAGAGAATGTGTATAACATTTTGACTAGTTGCCCATCTTTAGAATGGTTTAGTATAAGCGAATGCCGTTGTCCATTTCGTTTGAAATTATCTAGTGGATGTCGGTCTCTCAGGCTGAGACACTTGAGGATATTTCGTTGCGAGCCTTTAGAAAGAGTTGAAATTCATGATGCCGTAAGTGTTGCATCAATTGAGTACGACGCAAAGATGTTTGGGCAGGTCTTATTAAAGAACAGTGCACAACCTGTTAGACTATGTGTGACTTTGCAGTCTGATCGTAGAACTTTGCAGTCTGATCGGAGAACTTTGCAGCCTGATCCTAGAACTCAAATAGCGTATGTCCTTGGCACACTTGCAAAAGACTTTCCTCTAGTTGAGACTTTATTAGTGTCCACTCCATATGCCCAG GTTGATTTAATATCTAAGCACTTAACCACATTTACTAGACTCAAGCAATTGAAGCTATTAGGTGTAAGATTTAGAAAAATTCTGCTGGACCTGACCTCTGCATTTTTGGAGGCGGCTCCATCATTGGTTGAACTGGAGATGGAT cTCCATCTTCCCTGCAGCGAGGACGACCGGATAAAGCGCCAAAAGATAATAGAAGGAGCAGATTACAGAGAACACAAGAAGATACCTCTTAAAGAATATTGTCAACATCAGCGTCTCAAGAAAGTGGAGCTACGTGGTTTTTCTGCTTGTCCAATTGAATTTGACCTTGCCGTACTTCTGCTAAAAAATGCTATTCTGCTTGAGAAGATGAGAATTGTTCTAGAAATAACACCTTATTTAGGCGACGGTGAATGCTGGGTTATGGGCTTATCCAAAACTAAAATTGAGCGagagaaaattctcaaaattctgGGTCCGGAGGTGCCATCTACGGTTGATTTAGTACTCGTGTGA